One window of Anaerolineales bacterium genomic DNA carries:
- a CDS encoding Gfo/Idh/MocA family oxidoreductase, with product MLNVGVIGIGAMGRNHVRVYSEMDSVRLVAAADTNPVSCKKFAEQYNRRAYTDYREMLAQEKLDAVSVVVPTSLHRQVAEEVMAHGIPILLEKPVATTHADGRAIITAARKAGILLAIGHIERFNPAIVALKKRLEVNELGKLFEIRTRRLGPIPGRIEDTGVVVDLATHDIDLMQSLTNSPINRLSAETQRRVHLSHEDSFFGMIKFENGMNGLLDVSWLVPTKVRQTLVVGERGMFVVDTLTQEFYFYENDYPVGSGLPGAHIIEGNMTKIKIDRREPLRVQLENFVNKVAQNEGTIVTGEEGLLNLDVALAFITSASDGRVVHRSEFTKE from the coding sequence ATGCTAAATGTTGGCGTCATTGGCATAGGCGCCATGGGCAGGAACCATGTGCGGGTCTATTCAGAAATGGATAGCGTCCGTTTGGTCGCGGCAGCGGATACTAACCCTGTAAGCTGCAAGAAATTTGCCGAACAATACAATCGGCGAGCTTATACAGATTATCGCGAAATGCTTGCTCAAGAAAAGCTGGATGCAGTTTCAGTGGTGGTCCCCACTTCCCTGCATCGACAGGTCGCAGAAGAAGTGATGGCTCATGGTATACCTATACTGCTTGAGAAACCAGTTGCAACAACCCATGCTGACGGACGTGCGATCATCACCGCGGCGAGAAAAGCGGGCATCTTACTTGCAATTGGTCACATAGAGAGATTCAACCCGGCCATTGTTGCATTGAAAAAAAGGCTTGAAGTAAACGAATTGGGGAAATTATTCGAGATTAGAACCCGGCGGCTCGGTCCCATCCCCGGGCGGATTGAGGATACAGGTGTTGTGGTTGATCTTGCTACTCATGACATCGATCTGATGCAATCCTTGACCAATTCGCCCATAAATCGTCTGAGCGCAGAGACTCAAAGACGCGTGCATCTTTCACATGAGGATTCCTTTTTCGGCATGATTAAATTCGAGAACGGCATGAACGGGCTTTTAGATGTTAGTTGGCTGGTACCCACAAAAGTGCGCCAAACACTTGTAGTCGGCGAACGCGGCATGTTCGTCGTTGACACATTGACTCAAGAGTTTTATTTTTATGAGAATGATTACCCCGTGGGCTCTGGACTGCCAGGAGCCCATATTATTGAAGGCAACATGACCAAAATCAAAATCGACCGAAGGGAACCTTTGCGTGTCCAGTTGGAAAACTTTGTCAATAAAGTCGCTCAGAATGAAGGTACGATTGTCACGGGCGAAGAGGGCTTGCTGAATTTGGATGTTGCACTTGCGTTCATTACCAGCGCATCCGATGGGAGAGTCGTCCACCGTTCGGAATTCACGAAAGAATAA
- the wecB gene encoding UDP-N-acetylglucosamine 2-epimerase (non-hydrolyzing), whose protein sequence is MKILSMVGARPEFIQSACVSRELRKTHKEILVHTGQHYDYLMSQAFFDEIGLPAPDYNLEVGSGSHAQQIANTLTKLEEVLLVEKPDWVVIRGDTNSTLAGAITASKLNIPVAHIEAGERSFDKRMPEEINRLAADRLSDLHFCVSQTAVNHLAKEGISKSVHWVGDVMYDAMLANLPLAREKSKILSKFGLQPKSYALVTAHRVANTDNAERLRNIVDILNNAPDPVVFPAHPRTVAALKKLDHDLSANVRTIDPIGYFDMLVLEENARMIATDSGGVQREAYFMSIPCLTLRDETEWLETVHTGWNKLVGVEQSRVLQAWKDFSPPQEHPPIFGDGTASHKIASILSPRSKSSDR, encoded by the coding sequence ATGAAAATCTTGTCCATGGTTGGCGCGAGGCCGGAATTTATTCAATCTGCTTGTGTTAGCAGGGAATTAAGAAAAACACACAAGGAGATTTTAGTTCACACCGGTCAGCACTATGATTACCTGATGTCCCAAGCGTTCTTTGATGAGATCGGACTTCCCGCCCCGGATTACAATCTGGAAGTAGGATCCGGTTCTCATGCCCAACAGATTGCAAATACCTTGACTAAATTGGAAGAAGTTCTTCTTGTTGAAAAACCAGATTGGGTTGTGATACGAGGCGATACTAATTCCACCTTGGCGGGGGCTATCACTGCAAGCAAGTTGAACATCCCGGTCGCCCATATCGAGGCGGGGGAGCGGAGCTTTGATAAACGCATGCCGGAGGAAATCAATCGTCTGGCGGCAGACAGATTATCCGATTTGCATTTTTGCGTAAGCCAGACAGCTGTAAATCACCTTGCCAAAGAAGGTATTTCCAAGTCTGTCCATTGGGTCGGGGATGTAATGTATGACGCAATGCTTGCCAACCTGCCCCTTGCAAGGGAGAAATCAAAGATTCTTTCAAAATTCGGGCTTCAACCGAAGTCGTACGCCCTGGTGACAGCGCATCGGGTTGCAAACACCGACAATGCCGAGCGCTTAAGAAATATCGTTGATATCTTGAACAATGCCCCAGATCCGGTGGTTTTCCCAGCGCATCCCAGGACCGTGGCTGCCCTGAAAAAATTGGACCACGATCTTTCTGCTAATGTTCGAACGATCGATCCAATAGGATATTTTGATATGTTGGTATTGGAAGAAAACGCCCGCATGATCGCAACAGATTCAGGCGGCGTTCAACGAGAGGCATATTTTATGTCGATACCCTGCCTGACCTTGCGGGATGAAACCGAATGGCTGGAAACTGTTCATACAGGATGGAACAAACTTGTTGGAGTCGAACAGAGTCGGGTATTGCAAGCTTGGAAGGATTTTTCTCCGCCTCAGGAACATCCGCCCATTTTTGGGGATGGTACGGCAAGCCATAAAATAGCCTCGATCCTGTCTCCCCGCTCCAAAAGCAGTGATCGATAA
- a CDS encoding DegT/DnrJ/EryC1/StrS family aminotransferase, with the protein MINISRPQIGDEEKRAVLGVLDSGHLAQGPKVREFEEAFAKWTDTKYGIAVSSGTTALHVALLAHGIGPSDEVITTPFSFIASANCILYTGARPVFVDIEPNYFLLNPDKIEEAITPRTKAIIPVHLFGQIADMDAIAEIAKKHNLVIIEDACQSHGAMYKGKKVGAWGTACYSFYPTKNMTTIEGGMITTNNPQVAEQSRLLRNHGSPKRYLHDTLGFNFRMTDIQAAIGLVQLGKVDNWNRQRQDNARFLTGKLSPLSGVKTPKVRRNSEHVFHQYTICVEKDRDKMVEGLNSAGIAAGVYYPIPIHRQPLYMGMGYEKDMPITEKLAKQVISLPVHPALIQNELEKIVAEVGARC; encoded by the coding sequence ATGATTAATATATCGCGTCCGCAAATCGGTGATGAGGAAAAAAGGGCGGTTCTGGGTGTCCTGGATTCTGGGCACCTAGCTCAAGGGCCAAAGGTTCGGGAATTTGAAGAAGCGTTTGCCAAATGGACTGACACAAAATACGGGATTGCCGTTTCATCCGGCACCACAGCGCTCCATGTGGCTCTCCTTGCTCACGGCATTGGTCCTAGCGACGAAGTAATCACCACTCCATTCAGTTTTATTGCCTCTGCCAACTGTATCCTTTATACAGGTGCACGACCGGTCTTTGTGGATATTGAGCCTAATTATTTCCTGCTCAATCCAGATAAAATCGAAGAAGCAATCACTCCCAGGACAAAAGCAATCATCCCTGTCCATTTGTTTGGTCAGATCGCAGACATGGATGCCATTGCGGAAATTGCCAAGAAGCACAACCTGGTGATTATCGAAGATGCCTGTCAATCACATGGCGCAATGTATAAAGGGAAAAAGGTCGGCGCTTGGGGTACTGCATGTTATTCCTTTTATCCCACAAAGAACATGACAACCATCGAAGGAGGCATGATCACAACCAATAACCCCCAAGTGGCGGAACAGTCGCGTTTACTCCGTAATCATGGGAGCCCAAAACGCTATCTGCATGACACTTTGGGTTTTAATTTTCGGATGACCGATATTCAAGCCGCAATTGGGCTGGTACAACTCGGAAAGGTTGATAATTGGAACAGGCAACGCCAAGATAATGCCCGCTTTTTGACAGGGAAACTCTCTCCGTTGAGCGGAGTTAAAACCCCCAAGGTACGCCGGAATAGTGAACACGTGTTTCATCAATATACGATCTGTGTTGAGAAAGACCGCGACAAGATGGTAGAGGGCTTGAACTCGGCGGGTATTGCGGCAGGCGTATATTACCCAATACCGATCCATCGCCAGCCTTTGTATATGGGAATGGGGTATGAAAAGGATATGCCGATTACAGAGAAACTGGCGAAGCAGGTAATTTCATTGCCAGTACACCCGGCTCTTATTCAAAATGAATTAGAAAAGATCGTAGCGGAAGTCGGTGCGCGATGCTAA
- a CDS encoding glycosyltransferase family 39 protein, whose translation MKTIPEKKQMVFLVLLISGIIASIYWRVIFFPFISDDWWFLRQIQSLGLTNSLQHSFNPNGKTVYAPLGEAFMALMYKIFGFDSVPMRFPNLLIHVVNSLLIVFIMDHILENKWVGYLSGIVYASAIAVHLDVFAWAWATYGDMGGTLFFFLSIWLYLKDKTWLSAFSYLLGSLFKPTIIFLPALLLLHSLILPREKKVDLHPDRLFIKWLPFLAFGGLLTGLKLLGGMPTAYHEDQPYFMDFWGRHLVTNTQWYLTWMFQSIFPVASLRSTIYKIIAGVSTLTFLAGSFASLLAIKRDSVFRQIVFLSAWLAVGLLTVIFLPNHTYRYYSIYSLPAFIALFFYSVHYFFRFLKFNHKIVPVFFLFMGFFAVLGSAYQSHRIFDEKLRQSTFADGTNMLIRRAATAELVIAKLQKDFPTLPPGFVIVLGNADLGAFSNNSAIHYLYDDDTIDLYPPSAISYENGDWHVHAVDSDPQYLDPSLVAVYELEEESIVRTDLFDLLEPSIEP comes from the coding sequence ATGAAGACAATACCTGAAAAGAAGCAGATGGTATTTCTAGTGCTATTGATATCGGGAATTATTGCTTCGATCTACTGGCGTGTGATTTTTTTTCCATTCATCTCGGATGATTGGTGGTTCCTGAGGCAAATTCAATCTTTAGGGCTTACCAACTCCTTGCAGCATTCCTTTAATCCCAACGGAAAAACAGTCTATGCCCCCTTAGGCGAGGCATTCATGGCATTGATGTATAAGATTTTTGGTTTTGACTCAGTCCCAATGCGATTTCCCAACCTCTTAATTCATGTAGTGAACTCATTATTGATAGTTTTTATTATGGATCACATATTGGAGAACAAATGGGTGGGATATCTTTCAGGTATTGTTTATGCTTCCGCCATCGCGGTTCATCTTGATGTTTTTGCCTGGGCATGGGCGACTTATGGCGATATGGGCGGTACATTATTCTTTTTTCTTTCAATCTGGTTATACCTGAAGGATAAGACATGGTTAAGCGCTTTTTCTTATCTCCTAGGCAGTCTTTTCAAGCCGACCATTATTTTCCTCCCGGCTTTATTGTTGCTACATTCCCTGATTTTACCAAGAGAAAAAAAGGTGGATTTGCATCCAGACCGGTTGTTTATTAAATGGCTTCCCTTTCTGGCATTTGGCGGGCTGTTGACAGGATTAAAACTACTAGGAGGCATGCCCACTGCTTATCATGAAGATCAACCTTATTTCATGGACTTTTGGGGAAGGCACCTGGTCACAAACACTCAATGGTATCTGACCTGGATGTTCCAGTCCATATTTCCTGTTGCGTCATTGAGATCGACAATATATAAAATAATCGCAGGTGTTTCAACTTTAACCTTTCTGGCCGGTTCCTTTGCCTCGCTGCTTGCAATAAAGCGGGATAGTGTGTTTCGCCAGATCGTTTTTCTTTCTGCCTGGCTGGCTGTAGGGCTTCTGACGGTGATTTTCCTGCCCAATCATACATACAGGTATTATTCAATCTATTCACTGCCCGCTTTTATAGCATTGTTTTTTTACAGTGTTCACTATTTTTTTAGGTTTCTAAAATTTAATCACAAGATTGTTCCTGTGTTTTTTTTGTTCATGGGGTTCTTTGCCGTATTAGGCTCTGCGTATCAAAGCCATCGAATTTTCGACGAAAAATTGCGTCAAAGCACTTTTGCGGATGGTACCAATATGTTGATCCGGCGGGCGGCCACGGCGGAACTCGTTATAGCAAAATTACAGAAGGATTTTCCGACCCTACCGCCGGGATTTGTGATTGTACTTGGCAATGCAGATCTAGGCGCATTCAGCAATAACAGCGCCATTCATTATCTGTACGACGACGACACGATCGATCTCTATCCACCCTCAGCCATCAGTTATGAGAATGGAGATTGGCATGTCCATGCTGTAGACTCCGACCCGCAGTACCTTGACCCGTCGTTGGTCGCCGTATATGAATTGGAAGAAGAAAGCATTGTACGAACGGACCTGTTTGATCTACTTGAACCTTCGATTGAGCCATAG
- a CDS encoding class I SAM-dependent methyltransferase — protein MKIDVTGLTEEQKYELDIYHKTDSNFDRLKLETFYGCIAWEQNEFIMRKLTGKKVLDAGAGYGLLTRMLLDASFEVIAIDPNDECGQLAKKWFDVDVLRQEIYKLEFPDRYFDTVILREVVEHLDFERALKEIVRINASELIIFQSNMNFILHVSRFITRHKEFNERSMDYYVHALQNAGYAVDKVIYRDVIAFPLSGGFVTRQWCPENRLLQYWLIKVDDLLNRFLEMISLQRFFCWRFLIRASKEGTW, from the coding sequence ATGAAAATCGATGTAACCGGGTTGACCGAGGAACAAAAATACGAGCTTGATATATACCATAAGACCGATTCAAATTTTGACCGTCTTAAATTGGAAACTTTTTATGGGTGTATAGCCTGGGAACAGAATGAATTTATTATGCGCAAACTCACGGGAAAAAAAGTTCTGGATGCGGGAGCCGGGTATGGGCTCCTAACCCGAATGCTATTGGATGCCAGTTTCGAGGTAATTGCCATCGATCCAAATGATGAATGCGGCCAACTGGCTAAAAAATGGTTTGACGTCGATGTCCTTCGCCAGGAAATTTACAAACTTGAGTTCCCGGATCGCTACTTTGATACTGTAATATTAAGAGAGGTCGTTGAGCATCTCGATTTTGAACGGGCGCTGAAAGAGATAGTTCGGATAAACGCCAGCGAATTGATAATATTCCAGTCCAATATGAATTTCATCCTTCATGTTAGCCGATTCATAACACGGCACAAAGAGTTCAATGAGAGAAGCATGGATTATTATGTCCACGCTTTACAAAATGCTGGATACGCCGTCGACAAGGTTATCTATCGTGATGTGATTGCCTTTCCTCTATCTGGAGGGTTTGTCACCCGCCAGTGGTGTCCCGAGAATCGGTTGTTGCAATATTGGCTGATCAAAGTAGATGACCTGTTGAACCGGTTTCTGGAAATGATTAGTTTGCAAAGATTTTTTTGCTGGCGATTCCTGATACGTGCTTCAAAGGAAGGAACATGGTAG
- a CDS encoding methyltransferase domain-containing protein has translation MTPIESESRNLYDVIWGVRRDTSDWSVGRFEKLYDLIGTYNIRGKRVLDVCCGMGSKTYAALELGAKVWAHDGSVEGPNLLKQHVENQNAVPENLKGWNRWRYRLSKPEAKNLTLAPGIDITEISNHFGDKKFDVVYMGWALMHVENPARAAADLQKLTVPGGLIAISYFNQNSTSQIIKDIREYTLGLPMEEAADITAKIGKRWGFDKSVSLRDLLEGTEGNRTLTALKRLAEEKGYTPEEIEKDLHFEDMQTPYLYNLDDDVVAGYFEESSKIIFRRPGLIRARKL, from the coding sequence ATGACTCCAATAGAATCTGAATCTAGAAATTTATATGATGTGATTTGGGGTGTTCGCCGCGATACTTCGGATTGGAGCGTGGGACGTTTTGAAAAGCTATACGATTTGATCGGCACGTATAACATCCGCGGCAAGCGTGTGTTGGATGTGTGCTGCGGCATGGGTTCAAAGACGTATGCTGCGCTGGAACTTGGCGCAAAGGTTTGGGCGCATGATGGATCGGTGGAAGGTCCGAATCTTTTGAAACAGCATGTCGAAAACCAGAATGCCGTTCCTGAAAATTTGAAAGGTTGGAATCGGTGGCGGTACCGGCTTTCCAAACCTGAGGCGAAGAACCTTACCCTTGCGCCGGGTATTGATATTACCGAGATATCAAACCATTTTGGTGATAAGAAATTTGATGTGGTTTACATGGGATGGGCGTTGATGCATGTGGAAAATCCAGCCCGCGCGGCAGCTGACCTTCAAAAACTAACTGTGCCTGGTGGGTTAATCGCGATTTCGTATTTTAACCAGAATTCCACTTCGCAGATCATCAAGGATATTCGTGAGTATACGCTGGGACTTCCCATGGAAGAGGCAGCAGACATCACCGCAAAAATCGGCAAACGCTGGGGCTTCGATAAGAGCGTCAGTCTGCGCGACCTGCTCGAAGGTACCGAAGGTAACCGGACCCTCACTGCGTTAAAGAGGCTGGCTGAGGAAAAAGGGTATACACCTGAAGAGATCGAGAAGGACCTTCATTTCGAGGATATGCAGACCCCATACCTCTATAATTTGGATGACGATGTAGTAGCGGGATATTTCGAAGAATCTTCGAAGATCATTTTCCGCCGCCCGGGTTTGATTCGCGCAAGAAAACTATAA
- a CDS encoding glycosyltransferase family 2 protein, translating to MHTRLSIVIPCYNEVENIPKMRDELLPVLARLAEEYSVQVVFVDDGSNDGTLDSFKEAFTSTLLPNVEFDYLQHQINLGLGAAIRTGLAACQGSMIITTDSDGTYHFSSMMGMLKYLEGADIVTASPYHPDGNVVGVPKYRLLLSRGSSMIYRLLVEWDIYTYTCLFRAYRREVIDSVPFESNGFLFNVELLVKSRFKGFRVVEFPAVLYRRAFGVSKVKLIQTILDHLNFQGRIILYRLGVKSTISL from the coding sequence ATGCATACAAGATTATCGATTGTGATCCCTTGCTACAACGAAGTCGAAAACATTCCCAAAATGAGAGACGAACTTTTACCGGTGCTTGCCAGGCTGGCAGAGGAATATTCGGTTCAAGTCGTATTTGTGGATGACGGCAGCAATGATGGAACATTAGATTCTTTCAAGGAGGCTTTTACAAGCACCCTGCTTCCGAATGTTGAGTTTGACTATCTTCAGCATCAGATTAATTTGGGTTTGGGCGCGGCGATACGGACGGGATTAGCTGCTTGCCAAGGCAGCATGATAATTACTACAGACAGCGATGGTACGTATCATTTTTCCAGTATGATGGGTATGTTGAAATATTTGGAGGGTGCGGATATTGTCACAGCATCACCCTACCACCCTGACGGCAATGTCGTTGGGGTTCCGAAATATCGCCTGTTGCTAAGCCGCGGCTCCTCTATGATTTATCGCTTATTAGTGGAATGGGATATATATACCTACACCTGTCTATTCAGAGCATATCGCCGTGAGGTGATCGACTCTGTTCCTTTCGAATCAAATGGATTTCTTTTCAATGTAGAGTTGCTTGTGAAAAGCAGGTTTAAAGGCTTCCGAGTCGTTGAATTTCCAGCTGTTCTTTACCGCAGGGCTTTCGGAGTCTCGAAGGTGAAACTCATCCAGACCATCCTTGATCATCTAAATTTTCAAGGCCGAATTATTCTGTATCGGCTTGGCGTAAAATCCACAATTTCATTATAG
- a CDS encoding N-acetyltransferase yields the protein MTSLDNTNTSSTIKIHPTASVSSNVRIGDGTSVWNNAQIREGVEIGENCILGKDVYVDFDVKIGSNVKIQNGAFLYHGLTVEDGVFIGPRAVFTNDLYPRAITPDGKLKGTDDWEVGPILIKYGASIGTGAIIIPNVTVGRFAFVAAGAVVPRSVPDHGLVMGVPARLVGYVCRCGLRMQPLGDEYYCSKCNWSYKPTE from the coding sequence ATGACAAGTCTAGATAATACAAATACGTCTTCAACCATTAAAATACATCCGACTGCATCCGTATCCTCAAATGTAAGAATCGGCGATGGAACAAGCGTATGGAATAATGCTCAAATCCGCGAAGGTGTTGAGATAGGGGAGAATTGCATCCTTGGCAAGGATGTGTATGTGGATTTCGATGTCAAGATTGGCAGTAATGTAAAGATCCAAAATGGCGCTTTTCTCTATCACGGATTAACCGTCGAGGATGGGGTTTTCATAGGGCCACGCGCCGTATTTACAAATGATCTTTACCCCCGCGCTATAACGCCAGACGGAAAGCTGAAAGGCACGGATGATTGGGAGGTGGGTCCCATCCTTATTAAATACGGCGCTTCAATTGGCACAGGCGCTATTATCATCCCCAATGTGACGGTTGGAAGATTTGCCTTTGTAGCCGCAGGTGCTGTTGTCCCCCGCTCGGTGCCGGACCATGGTTTGGTCATGGGCGTACCGGCTCGCTTGGTTGGATACGTATGCCGATGCGGTCTGAGAATGCAGCCACTAGGGGACGAGTATTACTGTTCAAAATGCAATTGGTCGTACAAACCCACGGAGTAA
- a CDS encoding aldehyde dehydrogenase — translation MILKQIPNWIGTQEQPTQLNEWFEKINPANGQALFKVARSRQADIQQAIELAKKAQPTWADTPAVQRGMILHKIVVGMQNRQGEIAAIVAAETGKSMKEALGETGGAIQCGLFYASEGQRLYGRTTTSGTANKYAMTIRQPIGVAGLIIAANTPIANVAWKVFPALICGNAAILKAAEDTPATAWIFGQIAKEAGLPDGVLSIMQGFGKEAGAPLVAHQDVGVISFTGSTEVGRIINRSAGERFARISLELGGKNPLVVCDDADLENAAKWVLLSAFSNAGQRCASTSRIIVFESVYEKFRDMLVEKTKKLKIGTADDCDFGPVINEGQLLSMVAAVQKAKENGATILCGGERMTDAEHKDGYYMAPTLIENVDPHDEISECELFGPVALLFKAKDFEYALQMANDTPYGLSASIHTRSIHRATRFYDKVQTGVAVVNAGTYGSEPHMPFGGRKLSGNGSREPGTEALNIYSELKDVYINIDPTQV, via the coding sequence ATGATACTTAAACAAATCCCCAACTGGATTGGCACCCAAGAACAACCTACTCAATTGAATGAGTGGTTCGAGAAAATCAACCCCGCGAACGGACAGGCCCTCTTCAAGGTGGCGCGTTCACGGCAAGCGGATATTCAACAAGCCATTGAACTGGCGAAGAAAGCTCAGCCAACTTGGGCGGATACACCTGCGGTGCAGCGGGGTATGATTCTACACAAGATCGTTGTGGGGATGCAAAACCGTCAGGGTGAGATCGCTGCCATTGTCGCTGCAGAAACTGGAAAGTCCATGAAAGAGGCGTTGGGCGAAACGGGCGGAGCGATCCAATGCGGGTTGTTCTATGCCAGCGAAGGTCAGCGTTTGTATGGTCGCACCACCACGAGCGGCACGGCGAATAAATATGCAATGACGATTCGTCAACCCATCGGAGTGGCAGGACTCATCATCGCCGCGAACACGCCAATCGCGAATGTGGCGTGGAAGGTTTTCCCTGCGCTCATCTGCGGTAATGCCGCCATTTTGAAAGCTGCCGAAGATACGCCAGCCACGGCATGGATCTTTGGTCAGATCGCAAAGGAAGCGGGTTTGCCTGATGGCGTGCTAAGCATCATGCAGGGATTTGGCAAAGAGGCGGGTGCTCCGTTGGTTGCGCATCAGGATGTGGGCGTGATCAGTTTTACCGGTTCGACCGAGGTGGGGCGCATCATCAACCGTTCAGCGGGGGAACGCTTCGCGCGCATCTCGCTGGAACTGGGTGGGAAGAATCCTCTCGTAGTGTGTGACGACGCCGACTTGGAGAACGCCGCCAAGTGGGTGCTGCTCTCAGCCTTCAGCAATGCAGGACAGCGCTGCGCATCCACCAGCCGGATTATTGTTTTTGAGTCTGTGTATGAGAAGTTCCGCGATATGCTCGTGGAAAAAACGAAGAAGTTGAAAATCGGCACGGCAGATGATTGCGATTTTGGTCCTGTCATCAATGAAGGACAATTGCTCAGCATGGTGGCTGCCGTGCAAAAGGCAAAGGAGAACGGCGCGACCATTCTGTGCGGCGGCGAACGTATGACCGATGCCGAACATAAAGACGGCTATTACATGGCGCCGACTCTGATTGAGAATGTTGATCCGCACGATGAAATTTCGGAATGTGAGTTATTTGGCCCTGTGGCGTTGTTATTCAAGGCGAAAGATTTTGAGTACGCGCTTCAAATGGCAAACGATACGCCGTATGGTTTGAGCGCCAGCATCCATACCAGGAGCATTCATCGCGCCACGCGGTTTTATGACAAAGTGCAGACAGGCGTGGCGGTGGTCAATGCAGGGACGTACGGCTCCGAGCCGCACATGCCCTTCGGCGGACGCAAACTTTCGGGCAATGGTTCACGTGAACCCGGTACGGAAGCGCTCAACATTTATTCGGAATTGAAGGACGTGTATATCAACATCGACCCGACGCAGGTATGA
- a CDS encoding acylneuraminate cytidylyltransferase family protein has product MSKENPSIIALIPARAGSKRVQGKNIRPLAGHPLIAYTICAAKQSGIFADILVSTDSEEYAEIARSYGAEVPFLRPAEIAGDLALDIEWLDFTLHKLKEMGREYDCFSILRPTSPFRLPSTIQRAWNAFKAEEGVDSLRAVEKVKEHPGKMWVIRGKRMMPLLPFGPKEQPWHSTPYQSLPEVYSQNASLEIAWSRVAFDGRTIAGEVVMPFVSEGYEGFDVNHPYDWDLAERLVASGEAQLPRVEKIS; this is encoded by the coding sequence ATGAGCAAAGAGAATCCTTCCATCATTGCTTTGATTCCCGCCCGCGCCGGTTCAAAACGCGTGCAGGGAAAAAACATCCGCCCGCTGGCGGGGCATCCGCTGATCGCGTACACGATCTGTGCCGCCAAGCAAAGCGGAATCTTTGCCGATATTCTCGTCTCAACCGACTCGGAAGAGTACGCTGAGATCGCCCGTTCGTATGGCGCGGAAGTTCCCTTCCTGCGTCCGGCTGAAATTGCAGGCGACCTTGCGCTCGACATCGAATGGCTGGACTTTACGCTTCACAAACTGAAAGAGATGGGACGCGAATATGATTGTTTCAGCATTCTGCGCCCAACCAGCCCCTTTCGTTTGCCGAGCACCATTCAACGAGCATGGAATGCGTTCAAAGCCGAAGAAGGTGTAGACTCGCTCCGCGCTGTGGAAAAAGTAAAAGAGCACCCTGGCAAGATGTGGGTGATTCGCGGCAAGCGCATGATGCCATTGCTGCCGTTCGGACCGAAGGAACAGCCCTGGCACAGCACGCCCTATCAAAGCTTGCCCGAGGTCTATTCGCAGAATGCCAGCCTTGAAATTGCCTGGTCGCGTGTGGCCTTCGATGGGCGAACCATCGCGGGCGAAGTGGTCATGCCGTTTGTTTCGGAAGGCTATGAAGGCTTTGATGTGAATCATCCCTACGATTGGGATTTGGCGGAACGTCTCGTTGCAAGCGGCGAGGCGCAACTGCCAAGGGTAGAAAAAATTTCATAA